The following proteins are encoded in a genomic region of Drosophila bipectinata strain 14024-0381.07 chromosome XL, DbipHiC1v2, whole genome shotgun sequence:
- the hec gene encoding calcitonin gene-related peptide type 1 receptor, whose protein sequence is MGGLSASVTEPDMESSRAQDAPQPQDNLRIFLKHLYAECVYRYQNDTYDDPSTESATDYESDFPENFSPVPRYLENAALNEGSIDMRNVDEKKAEREELFATILTATMATNQNQDDPAGQRSPGSNSSSSRRLFCPLDFDGYLCWPRTPAGTVLSQYCPDFVEGFNSKFLAHKTCQENGSWYRHPETNKTWSNYTNCVDYVDFEFRQFINELYVKGYALSLLALLISIIIFLGFKSLRCTRIRIHVHLFASLACTCVAWILWYRLVVEQPEITAENPLWCIVLHLVVHYFMLVNYFWMFCEGLHLHLVLVVVFVKDTIVMRWFIIISWLSPVHIAVVYGLARHFSSPDNEHCWINDSLYLWIFSVPITLSLLASFIFLINVLRVIVRKLHPQSAQPAPLAIRKAVRATIILVPLFGLQHFLLPYRPDAGTQLDRFYQLLSVVLVSLQGFVVSFLFCFANHDVLFAVRTLLNKLLPSLVSPPPAGSNTGQMATTTPSRELGV, encoded by the exons ATGGGTGGTTTGTCAGCTTCAGTTACGGAACCAGACATGGAATCGTCGCGTGCACAGGACGCGCCCCAGCCGCAGGATAATCTGCGCATATTTTTAAAGCATTTGTATGCCGAGTGCGTGTACAGATACCAGAATGACACATACGACGACCCATCGACAGAATCAGCAACAG ACTACGAGTCAGATTTTCCGGAGAACTTCAGTCCTGTGCCGCGATATCTGGAAAATGCTGCTTTAAACGAAGGTTCGATTGACATGCGGAACGTGGACGAAAAGAAGGCGGAAAGGGAGGAGCTGTTCGCCACCATTCTCACGGCCACGATGGCCACAAATCAGAATCAGGACGACCCAGCTGGCCAACGGAGTCCGgggagcaacagcagcagtagcagacGCCTCTTCTGCCCCTTGGACTTTGACGGATACCTCTGTTGGCCGAGAACTCCGGCCGGCACTGTGCTAAGTCAATATTGTCCCGATTTCGTTGAGGGCTTTAACAGCAAATTTCTGGCCCACAAGAC CTGCCAAGAGAACGGCTCGTGGTACCGACATCCGGAGACCAATAAGACCTGGTCCAATTACACCAACTGTGTCGACTACGTAGACTTCGAG TTTCGCCAGTTCATCAACGAGCTGTACGTGAAGGGATACGCCCTCTCCCTGCTGGCCCTGCTCATATCGATTATTATTTTCCTGGGCTTCAA ATCCCTGCGCTGTACACGCATTCGGATACATGTGCATTTGTTTGCATCGCTGGCCTGCACCTGTGTGGCCTGGATTCTTTGGTACCGCCTCGTGGTGGAGCAACCTGAAATCACAGCCGAGAATCCG CTCTGGTGCATCGTATTGCATCTGGTTGTGCACTATTTCATGCTGGTCAACTACTTCTGGATGTTCTGCGAAGGCCTCCACCTGCACTTGGTGCTGGTTGTG GTCTTTGTCAAGGACACGATTGTGATGCGCTGGTTTATCATCATCAGTTGGCTATCGCCAGTTCACATTGCCGTCGTCTACGGcctggccaggcactttagcAGCCCAGACAATGAACA CTGCTGGATCAATGACAGTCTGTATCTGTGGATTTTCTCAGTGCCCATAACTCTTTCCCTCTTGGCTAGTTTCA TTTTTCTCATCAATGTCCTGCGGGTAATTGTGCGAAAACTTCACCCCCAGTCAGCCCAGCCGGCTCCCTTGGCCATCCGGAAAGCGGTAAGGGCCACCATTATCCTGGTACCTCTGTTCGGACTGCAGCACTTCCTTCTACCATATCGTCCGGATGCTGGAACCCAGCTGGATCGCTTCTATCAACTGCTCTCTGTGGTTCTGGTCAGTCTTCAGGGATTCGTGGTTTCCTTCCTGTTTTGCTTTGCCAACCACGACGTCCTGTTCGCTGTAAGGACACTGCTAAACAAGTTGCTGCCCAGCTTGGTGTCTCCACCTCCGGCCGGGAGTAATACTGGACAGATGGCGACAACCACACCCAGCCGGGAACTGGGCGTTTAG
- the LOC108124140 gene encoding uncharacterized protein — protein MFHFSSSQSKSFSLQILQVAIVLVALGLAHGDYDYYYGDLAYPGTELDYVFTDSNYNAVCPPGGYPVCGSDGYKYYPFSSKCQFDSHNLNRLFGGKRELILTEQGYCSSYSSAGQSPAYYPKAQAPVQSYAGPVQYAASSPAGQNSYAYAAASGPYGARASAEAPGPYPVAPPSYSISYSHSPASYPPAAPAISYAAPARPSPGYSKAIPAYAAVYSYGQSYAATTQAPSTGSTAASSSTTSTATTKYPTYPTLYPTSTVATTTGASTTVASTTAAPTTVASTTAATTTAATTTAATTTAATTTAATTTAATTTAATTTAATTTAATTTAATTTAATTTAATTTAATTTAATTTAATTTAATTTAATTTAATTTAATTTAATTTAATTTPAPAVG, from the exons ATGTTCCACTTCTCCAGTTCTCAGTCCAAGAGCTTCTCGCTTCAGATCCTTCAGGTGGCCATTGTCCTGGTTGCCTTGGGTCTGGCTCATGGGGACTACGACTACTACTACGGTGATCTCGCCTATCCGGGAACTGAACTGGACTATGTCTTCACGGATTCCAACTACAATGCCGTCTGCCCGCCCGGAGGATATCCTGTCTGTGGTTCCGATGGATACAAGTACTATCCTTTCAGCAGCAAGTGCCAATTCGACAGCCACAACTTGAATAGGCTTTTTGGAGGCAAGAGGG AACTGATTCTTACGGAACAGGGCTACTGCTCCTCGTACTCCTCTGCTGGTCAGAGTCCTGCCTACTATCCCAAGGCCCAGGCTCCTGTCCAGTCCTATGCTGGCCCAGTGCAGTACGCAGCCTCCTCCCCCGCCGGTCAGAACTCGTACGCCTATGCTGCTGCCAGCGGTCCCTACGGTGCTCGGGCTTCGGCTGAGGCTCCTGGTCCGTATCCTGTTGCTCCTCCCTCCTATTCGATCTCTTACTCCCATTCCCCCGCTTCCTATCCACCAGCTGCCCCTGCCATATCTTATGCTGCTCCGGCCAGGCCTTCTCCTGGCTACTCCAAGGCCATTCCGGCCTATGCCGCCGTCTACAGTTACGGGCAGTCGTATGCTGCCACCACCCAGGCACCCTCCACAGGCTCCACTGCGGCTTCTAGCAGCACCACCTCGACGGCCACCACCAAGTACCCCACTTACCCCACCCTCTATCCCACTAGCACTGTGGCAACAACCACTGGTGCTTCAACCACTGTTGCCTCAACCACTGCTGCGCCAACCACTGTTGCCTCAACTACTGCTGCTACAACTACTGCGGCTACAACCACTGCTGCTACAACTACTGCGGCTACAACCACTGCTGCCACTACTACTGCTGCCACTACTACTGCTGCCACAACCACTGCTGCCACAACCACTGCTGCCACTACTACTGCGGCAACTACTACTGCTGCCACAACCACTGCTGCAACTACGACTGCTGCAACAACTACTGCTGCAACAACTACTGCTGCAACAACTACTGCTGCAACAACTACTGCTGCAACTACGACTGCTGCTACAACCACTGCTGCCACAACCACCGCTGCCACAACCACTGCTGCCACCACCACACCAGCACCCGCA GTTGGTTAA